From Salinirubellus salinus, the proteins below share one genomic window:
- a CDS encoding DUF7560 family zinc ribbon protein, with amino-acid sequence MTDWYEFDCPACEAAFEVDAPARTELCAVGCPECGAAVTDGAFDALGDPPDLLV; translated from the coding sequence ATGACCGACTGGTACGAGTTCGACTGTCCGGCCTGCGAGGCCGCGTTCGAGGTGGACGCGCCGGCCCGCACGGAACTCTGTGCGGTCGGGTGTCCGGAGTGTGGGGCGGCGGTGACGGACGGGGCGTTCGACGCGCTCGGTGACCCCCCGGACCTCCTCGTCTGA
- a CDS encoding helix-turn-helix domain-containing protein, translating into MSGVRAEIAVSGPSNCPVAALSAETATPVTDVTWSRADETFTEEFRVDSDVAAENTTALADADPVLEVGDERVYQFSREAGPDATCACEVVESLGHPLADVRVEGGDLVLTLHLPGVERLQEVVSDLEAVADDVEMRYLVHAAADGEGRGDRTVVDRGRLTERQREVLATAYELGYFEYPREANATEVAEALDVGLSTFAEHLAAAQGKLLSETLAV; encoded by the coding sequence ATGTCGGGTGTGCGTGCCGAAATCGCCGTGAGCGGGCCGTCGAACTGTCCAGTCGCCGCGCTCTCCGCCGAGACGGCGACCCCCGTCACCGACGTGACGTGGTCCCGGGCGGACGAGACGTTCACCGAGGAGTTCCGCGTCGACAGCGACGTCGCCGCCGAGAACACGACCGCGCTGGCCGACGCCGACCCGGTGCTCGAGGTGGGCGACGAGCGCGTCTACCAGTTCAGTCGCGAGGCCGGCCCGGACGCCACCTGCGCTTGCGAGGTGGTGGAGTCACTGGGCCACCCACTGGCCGACGTCCGCGTCGAGGGGGGTGACCTCGTGTTGACGCTCCACCTGCCGGGTGTCGAGCGACTGCAGGAGGTGGTCTCGGACCTCGAGGCCGTCGCCGACGACGTCGAGATGCGCTACCTCGTCCACGCCGCCGCCGACGGCGAGGGGCGAGGCGACCGTACCGTCGTCGACCGGGGGCGGCTCACTGAACGTCAGCGTGAGGTGCTCGCGACGGCCTACGAGCTGGGGTACTTCGAGTACCCGCGTGAGGCCAACGCCACCGAGGTGGCCGAGGCGCTCGACGTGGGGCTCTCGACGTTCGCCGAACACCTCGCGGCCGCCCAGGGGAAGCTCCTGTCCGAGACGCTGGCGGTCTGA
- a CDS encoding alcohol dehydrogenase catalytic domain-containing protein has translation MRAALLRSYGDPLDVTDVSVPTPDPDGAVVAVEACGICRSDWHAWKGHGEWADDQVPLDSVLGHEPAGRVVAVGDEVETFAEGDRVVVPFDLGCGACGRCTAGHGNVCRDGHALGFESSAPGAFAERVAVPHAAFNLQRLPDSVGFVAAASMGCRFATAFHALSNRAAVEAGEWVAVHGCGGVGLSAVQVARSRGAEVVAVDVADEPLAMAADLGAHTVDASEADPVDEVEDLTDGGADVSLDALGRAETARNSVRCLRELGRHVQVGLTTDAERGQVSLPTDWMTRWEVDWLGARGCPPSRYGDLLDAVAGGALDPGALVTREVSLAELPERLAAMDEYGTVGVEVLVL, from the coding sequence ATGCGCGCTGCGCTCCTCCGCTCGTACGGCGACCCGCTGGACGTGACAGACGTGTCCGTCCCGACGCCCGACCCGGACGGGGCCGTCGTCGCCGTCGAGGCCTGCGGTATCTGCCGCTCGGACTGGCACGCCTGGAAGGGCCACGGCGAGTGGGCGGACGACCAGGTACCGCTCGACTCGGTGCTGGGCCACGAACCCGCCGGCCGGGTGGTCGCGGTGGGCGACGAGGTCGAGACGTTCGCCGAGGGCGACCGGGTCGTCGTCCCGTTCGACCTCGGCTGTGGTGCCTGCGGACGGTGCACCGCTGGTCACGGCAACGTCTGTCGCGACGGCCACGCCCTCGGCTTCGAGTCGAGCGCGCCCGGCGCGTTCGCCGAACGGGTGGCGGTCCCCCACGCGGCGTTCAACCTCCAGCGACTCCCCGACTCGGTCGGGTTCGTCGCCGCCGCCTCGATGGGATGTCGGTTCGCCACCGCGTTCCACGCCCTGTCGAACCGGGCCGCGGTCGAGGCGGGCGAGTGGGTCGCCGTCCACGGCTGCGGTGGGGTGGGCCTCTCAGCCGTCCAGGTCGCCCGCTCGCGCGGGGCCGAGGTCGTCGCGGTGGACGTGGCCGACGAACCGCTGGCGATGGCGGCCGACCTCGGGGCCCACACCGTCGACGCCTCCGAGGCGGACCCGGTCGACGAGGTCGAGGACCTGACCGACGGCGGCGCGGACGTCTCGCTCGACGCCCTGGGGCGCGCGGAGACGGCCCGGAACTCCGTGCGCTGTCTCCGCGAACTCGGCCGGCACGTGCAGGTGGGCCTCACCACGGACGCCGAACGCGGCCAGGTGAGCCTGCCGACGGACTGGATGACCCGCTGGGAGGTGGACTGGCTGGGTGCGCGCGGCTGTCCGCCGAGCCGGTACGGCGACCTGCTGGACGCGGTCGCAGGGGGGGCACTCGACCCCGGTGCGCTGGTGACGCGGGAGGTGTCGCTGGCCGAACTGCCCGAGCGACTGGCCGCGATGGACGAGTACGGGACGGTCGGGGTGGAGGTGCTGGTCCTGTAG
- a CDS encoding DUF4397 domain-containing protein, whose amino-acid sequence MAVVLAVVVGSIALVGSTGALFAEHEHEDEEPAALTSQETTYVRVAHASPDAPAVDVLVENETVVANASFGDVTDYLELAAGTYNVTITAADDPDTVVFDDQVTFEPRSATTVAASGEISETANTTFAPVAFSDDALAVGENESALRVVHLSPDAPAVDVTVGEGNETVVLADNVTFQNASSYVTVPAGNYTVDIRAATAANNGTVVTSVDVPLEGETVYSAMAVGYLDPASAPADTPFEVLLTEDAETTITIPSDETPTPTETPTATATKTATPTATATPTRAPTTAATPVPIPPSPTPTATESPTPTPTPTSTPTPTPSPTDSPTPTPSESPTPTPTDSPTPTETETETETETETGTGTPSETTTETVEVT is encoded by the coding sequence GTGGCGGTCGTACTCGCCGTCGTCGTCGGTTCGATCGCGCTCGTCGGGTCGACCGGCGCGCTGTTCGCGGAGCACGAACACGAGGACGAGGAACCGGCGGCCCTGACGTCACAGGAGACCACGTACGTCCGTGTGGCTCACGCGTCGCCAGACGCGCCAGCCGTGGACGTCCTCGTCGAGAACGAGACGGTGGTCGCGAACGCCTCGTTCGGTGACGTGACCGACTATCTGGAGCTGGCTGCGGGGACGTACAACGTCACCATCACCGCCGCGGACGACCCTGACACGGTCGTGTTCGACGACCAGGTGACGTTCGAGCCGCGGTCGGCGACCACCGTGGCCGCCAGCGGTGAGATCAGTGAGACTGCCAACACCACGTTCGCGCCGGTCGCGTTCAGTGACGACGCGCTCGCGGTCGGGGAGAACGAGTCGGCCCTCCGAGTCGTCCACCTCTCGCCCGACGCGCCCGCGGTCGACGTGACCGTCGGGGAGGGTAACGAGACGGTCGTGCTCGCCGACAACGTCACGTTCCAGAACGCCTCGTCGTACGTGACCGTTCCCGCCGGCAACTACACCGTGGACATCCGCGCGGCGACAGCGGCGAACAACGGCACGGTGGTCACCTCGGTTGATGTCCCGCTCGAAGGTGAGACTGTCTACTCCGCGATGGCCGTCGGCTACCTTGACCCCGCCTCGGCCCCGGCCGACACGCCGTTCGAGGTGCTGCTGACCGAGGACGCCGAGACGACGATCACCATCCCGTCGGATGAGACGCCGACGCCGACGGAGACACCGACGGCAACGGCAACGAAGACGGCGACCCCGACGGCAACGGCGACGCCGACCAGAGCCCCGACGACGGCGGCGACGCCCGTCCCGATACCACCCAGCCCGACCCCGACGGCCACGGAGAGTCCGACCCCGACGCCGACGCCGACGAGCACACCGACGCCGACGCCCTCGCCGACCGACAGTCCGACGCCGACGCCCAGCGAGAGTCCCACGCCGACGCCGACCGACAGTCCGACGCCGACCGAGACTGAGACTGAGACTGAGACCGAGACTGAGACCGGGACCGGGACTCCCTCCGAGACCACCACGGAGACTGTCGAGGTGACGTAG
- a CDS encoding NAD(P)/FAD-dependent oxidoreductase, whose amino-acid sequence MTRIGIVGAGAASAALTHVLCGTTDADVTVLEKSGGLNGRGATRRHGDLTYDYGANYLKSDDERVNELVRETLGEDGLVDAREPVYVFDADGEVSEGREADEHKWSYETGLTQVAKRLFGGTDARVERRTRVETIARDDAADEWHLTDTDGDEWGPFDVLVLNPPAPQTAELLRSAEWESDHREPLLEAVEAVDYRSIWTAVLHYPFELDRPYYGLVNVDKAHDVGWISREECKAGHVPDGESLLVVQANHEWSVEHYDGDPAENVAALAEMAAAVVGDERLAEPQWTDHQGWRYALTEGGVRSGPVRSAEEADLYCIGDWVAGEARMHAALRNGLETGERLALTL is encoded by the coding sequence GTGACACGAATCGGTATCGTCGGCGCCGGTGCCGCCAGCGCCGCGCTGACGCACGTCCTCTGCGGGACGACCGACGCCGACGTCACGGTCCTCGAGAAGTCCGGCGGTCTCAACGGCCGCGGCGCGACCCGTCGGCACGGGGACCTGACCTACGACTACGGCGCGAACTACCTGAAGTCAGACGACGAGCGCGTGAACGAGCTCGTCCGCGAGACGCTCGGCGAGGACGGCCTCGTCGACGCCCGCGAGCCCGTCTACGTCTTCGACGCGGACGGCGAAGTGAGCGAGGGCCGCGAGGCCGACGAGCACAAGTGGTCCTACGAGACCGGGCTCACGCAGGTCGCGAAGCGGCTGTTCGGCGGGACCGACGCGCGGGTGGAGCGTCGCACGCGCGTCGAGACCATCGCGCGGGACGACGCGGCCGACGAGTGGCACCTCACCGACACCGACGGCGACGAGTGGGGTCCGTTCGACGTGCTCGTGCTCAACCCGCCCGCACCGCAGACGGCCGAGTTGCTCCGCTCGGCCGAGTGGGAGAGTGACCACCGCGAGCCCCTGCTCGAGGCGGTCGAGGCCGTCGACTACCGCTCCATCTGGACCGCCGTCCTCCACTACCCGTTCGAACTCGACCGGCCGTACTACGGCCTCGTCAACGTGGACAAGGCCCACGACGTGGGCTGGATATCGCGCGAAGAGTGCAAGGCGGGCCACGTCCCCGACGGCGAGAGCCTGCTCGTCGTGCAGGCCAACCACGAGTGGTCCGTCGAGCACTACGACGGCGACCCGGCCGAGAACGTCGCCGCCCTCGCCGAGATGGCCGCCGCCGTCGTCGGTGACGAGCGACTCGCCGAGCCGCAGTGGACCGACCACCAGGGGTGGCGCTACGCGCTCACCGAGGGAGGCGTACGGTCAGGGCCGGTCCGGAGTGCGGAGGAGGCGGATCTCTACTGCATCGGCGACTGGGTGGCCGGAGAGGCCCGCATGCACGCGGCACTGCGGAACGGGCTGGAGACGGGCGAGCGACTGGCGCTGACGCTGTAG
- a CDS encoding flavodoxin domain-containing protein: MTSVLVAYGTGEGQTGKIAAFVGSVLEAYGHDATVVDLTATPEQSVEGFDAVLVGSPVHNRRHHPAVLAFVERERAALAERPSGFFQVSLASIMPLRWAQRGAQEFVDHFVEETGWEPDRVGTFAGAVKYSQYDRWTRFTFRLVSAVTTGDTDTSRDYEYTDWDEVEEFTLAFVADTTYRVGPPSSEVPRPAPVALLGLGFALGYWWARRREAGRTVPTAIGADDSTPAVRTLAD; this comes from the coding sequence ATGACATCGGTGCTCGTCGCGTACGGCACAGGTGAGGGACAGACCGGGAAGATCGCCGCGTTCGTCGGGTCGGTCCTCGAGGCGTACGGTCACGACGCCACGGTCGTCGACCTGACAGCGACGCCCGAGCAGTCCGTCGAGGGGTTCGACGCCGTGCTGGTCGGGTCGCCGGTCCACAACCGTCGGCACCACCCGGCCGTCCTGGCGTTCGTGGAGCGTGAGCGGGCGGCGCTCGCCGAGCGGCCGTCCGGGTTCTTCCAGGTGTCGCTGGCCTCGATCATGCCCCTCCGGTGGGCCCAGCGGGGGGCCCAGGAGTTCGTCGACCACTTCGTCGAGGAGACCGGGTGGGAACCCGACCGGGTCGGTACGTTCGCGGGCGCGGTCAAGTACAGCCAGTACGACCGCTGGACGCGGTTCACGTTCCGCCTCGTCTCCGCGGTGACGACGGGAGACACTGACACCTCGCGGGACTACGAGTACACCGACTGGGACGAGGTGGAGGAGTTCACGCTGGCGTTCGTCGCGGACACGACCTACCGCGTCGGCCCGCCGTCGTCCGAGGTTCCCCGGCCGGCACCGGTCGCGCTACTCGGGCTCGGGTTCGCGCTGGGGTACTGGTGGGCCCGGCGGCGCGAGGCCGGGCGGACGGTGCCGACGGCCATCGGCGCCGACGACTCGACGCCGGCGGTACGGACGCTAGCCGACTGA
- a CDS encoding bacteriorhodopsin, with protein sequence MIPYKTAAALVPSLAPLQATQAEVFDRIASDVVLSSSLWANVALAGFSILLFVAMGRSLQSERAKLIWVATLLVPLVSIASYVGLVSGLTVGVLTMPPGHPLAGQEVLQPWGRYLTWTLSTPMILLALGLLAGTDRAKLFTAVTMDVGMCVTGLAAALVTSSYLLRWVFFVISCAFFVAVLYVLLVEWPADAQAAGTSEIFGTLRNLTVVLWLGYPILWALGVEGFALLDVGVTSWGYSALDILAKYVFAFLLLRWVAANERSVGGADPLGGTTTMADD encoded by the coding sequence ATGATACCCTACAAGACTGCGGCCGCGCTCGTACCGTCCCTCGCTCCCCTCCAGGCGACACAGGCGGAGGTGTTCGACCGCATCGCGAGCGACGTGGTGCTCAGTTCCTCGCTCTGGGCCAACGTCGCGCTCGCCGGCTTCTCGATACTGCTGTTCGTCGCGATGGGCCGGAGCCTCCAGTCCGAGCGGGCGAAGCTCATCTGGGTCGCCACCCTGCTCGTCCCGCTCGTCTCCATCGCCAGTTACGTCGGCCTCGTCTCCGGGCTGACCGTCGGCGTCCTGACGATGCCACCCGGCCACCCGCTGGCCGGCCAGGAGGTGCTCCAGCCGTGGGGCCGCTACCTCACGTGGACGTTGTCGACACCGATGATACTGCTCGCGCTCGGCCTGCTGGCCGGCACCGACCGCGCGAAACTGTTCACCGCCGTGACGATGGACGTGGGGATGTGCGTGACCGGGCTGGCGGCGGCGCTCGTCACCTCGTCGTACCTGCTCCGCTGGGTGTTCTTCGTCATCAGCTGCGCGTTCTTCGTCGCGGTGCTGTACGTCCTCCTCGTGGAGTGGCCGGCCGACGCGCAGGCCGCCGGGACGAGCGAGATATTCGGCACGCTCCGGAACCTGACCGTCGTGCTCTGGCTGGGCTACCCCATCCTCTGGGCACTCGGCGTCGAGGGGTTCGCCCTGCTCGACGTGGGCGTCACCTCGTGGGGCTACTCCGCGCTCGACATCCTCGCGAAGTACGTGTTCGCGTTCCTGCTCCTGCGCTGGGTGGCCGCCAACGAGCGGTCCGTCGGCGGGGCCGACCCGCTGGGCGGGACGACGACGATGGCCGACGACTGA
- a CDS encoding winged helix-turn-helix domain-containing protein, which produces MFDSSQPADGVAVERRSPEAVFALLGDDIRVGIVRALGETPDEAVPFAELHRRVGVRDSGQFNYHLGKLRDVFVRRTDAGYELTHAGRQVVGAMYAGTFTADATVENVPIDDPCPLCGGGLVAEYADEVGRIRCSACDAFRNEFAFPPGSLDQFEPDALPGAFDRWMRHVLDGVVAGFCHLCAGRMDGRLVVDPPEEQIASLPAHVEYECARCGSVARVGPHGPATFHPAVQGFLYERGHDVRTDPSWRHDALGLPETTLRSTDPPEVAVTFGDERSSLTAVLGPDATVRSLERD; this is translated from the coding sequence ATGTTCGACAGCTCGCAACCTGCCGACGGCGTCGCCGTCGAGCGCCGCTCGCCAGAGGCGGTGTTCGCCTTACTGGGCGACGACATCCGCGTCGGCATCGTCCGGGCGCTCGGCGAGACGCCAGACGAGGCCGTCCCGTTCGCCGAACTCCACCGCCGGGTCGGGGTGCGTGACTCCGGCCAGTTCAACTACCACCTCGGCAAGCTCCGTGACGTGTTCGTCCGCCGTACGGACGCCGGGTACGAACTCACGCACGCGGGCCGGCAGGTCGTCGGCGCGATGTACGCCGGCACCTTCACGGCCGACGCGACCGTCGAGAACGTCCCCATCGACGACCCGTGTCCGCTCTGTGGTGGCGGCCTCGTCGCCGAGTACGCCGACGAGGTCGGCCGTATCCGCTGTTCGGCGTGCGACGCGTTCCGAAACGAGTTCGCGTTCCCGCCGGGGTCGCTCGACCAGTTCGAACCGGACGCGCTGCCGGGCGCGTTCGACCGCTGGATGCGCCACGTCCTCGACGGCGTGGTCGCCGGGTTCTGTCACCTCTGTGCCGGACGGATGGACGGCCGACTCGTCGTCGATCCACCCGAGGAGCAGATCGCGTCGCTCCCCGCCCACGTCGAGTACGAGTGCGCCCGGTGTGGCTCGGTGGCCCGCGTCGGCCCGCACGGCCCCGCGACGTTCCACCCGGCCGTCCAGGGGTTCCTCTACGAGCGGGGCCACGACGTCCGGACCGACCCGTCGTGGCGTCACGACGCGCTCGGCCTCCCGGAGACGACGCTCCGCTCGACGGACCCACCCGAGGTCGCCGTCACCTTCGGCGACGAGCGCTCGTCGCTGACTGCCGTCCTCGGTCCGGATGCGACGGTCCGGTCGCTCGAGCGGGACTGA
- a CDS encoding ABC transporter permease, with translation MTWVVVARKDFADARRSKALWGTTALFVLLSVGMALLYATVPAVRVDVGETSTLGYLTLLLAATSLFVSIAAIVVAAGSIARERDSGSAKLLLGFPHSRRDVVLGKLLGRTAVLGVALLVGLAATLVVVLVLFDSFSPVDYALFTLVTLLLVLVYVGIMVALSATTGSGGRAMAYGIGAFVALELLADLLPTTALFVVNGFSFASPETLPGWVAFLNVVTPTAAYTNALAWFLGDGSAAALALGGALGGPVPFYLTGWASVAVLLAWLVGPLALGYRAFARADL, from the coding sequence ATGACCTGGGTCGTCGTCGCCCGGAAGGACTTCGCGGACGCCCGGCGCTCGAAGGCGCTCTGGGGTACCACCGCGCTGTTCGTCCTGCTCTCGGTCGGGATGGCGCTACTGTACGCCACGGTGCCAGCGGTCCGCGTCGACGTCGGCGAGACGAGTACGCTCGGCTACCTCACCCTGCTACTCGCGGCCACCTCGCTGTTCGTCTCCATCGCGGCCATCGTCGTCGCGGCGGGGTCCATCGCCCGCGAGCGCGACAGCGGGTCCGCGAAGCTCCTGCTCGGCTTCCCGCACAGCCGGCGCGACGTGGTGCTCGGCAAGCTCCTCGGCCGCACCGCCGTCCTCGGCGTGGCGCTGCTCGTCGGGCTCGCCGCGACGCTCGTCGTCGTCCTCGTGCTGTTCGACTCGTTCTCGCCCGTCGACTACGCACTGTTCACGCTCGTGACGCTGCTGCTCGTCCTCGTGTACGTCGGCATCATGGTGGCGCTGTCGGCCACCACCGGATCCGGCGGGCGTGCCATGGCCTACGGCATCGGCGCGTTCGTCGCGCTCGAACTCCTCGCGGACCTGCTCCCGACGACGGCGCTGTTCGTCGTCAACGGCTTCTCGTTCGCCAGCCCCGAGACGCTCCCCGGCTGGGTGGCGTTCCTCAACGTCGTCACGCCGACGGCAGCGTACACGAACGCACTGGCCTGGTTCCTCGGCGACGGCTCCGCCGCCGCGCTCGCCCTCGGTGGCGCGCTCGGCGGTCCGGTCCCGTTCTACCTCACCGGCTGGGCCAGTGTCGCCGTCCTGCTGGCGTGGCTGGTCGGCCCGCTCGCCCTCGGTTACCGCGCGTTCGCCCGCGCCGACCTCTGA
- a CDS encoding ABC transporter ATP-binding protein: MNAIELRGLTKRFGDVTALDDVTLDVREGEIFGFLGPNGAGKSTTIDVLLDFVRPTDGEASVLGHDCREASLAVRQRVGVLPDGYHLYDRLTAREHVEFAVASKRSDDDVDALLERVGIADAADRKAGGFSKGMRQRLVLAMALVGTPDVLVLDEPTTGLDPNGARELREIIRAERDRGATVFFSSHVLEQVEAVCDRVGILREGRLVAVDTIDALRGALGTEARLTLTVDAVDDRLVDAIEAVEGVSSVRVDGSRTVSVTCEDDTKAAVLGAVSAVGVALVDFDTEEVSLEELFAAYTETEEEDGAVDAGAATPEVGR, translated from the coding sequence ATGAACGCGATAGAACTCCGCGGACTCACGAAGCGTTTCGGTGACGTGACCGCGCTCGACGACGTGACCCTCGACGTGCGCGAGGGGGAAATCTTCGGTTTCCTCGGGCCGAACGGCGCCGGCAAGTCGACGACCATCGACGTCCTGCTCGACTTCGTCCGCCCCACCGACGGCGAGGCGTCGGTGCTCGGCCACGACTGCCGCGAGGCGTCGCTGGCCGTCCGCCAGCGCGTCGGCGTCCTCCCCGACGGCTACCACCTGTACGACCGGCTCACGGCGCGCGAACACGTCGAGTTCGCCGTCGCCTCGAAGCGGAGCGACGACGACGTGGACGCCCTGCTCGAGCGGGTCGGCATCGCCGACGCCGCCGACCGCAAGGCCGGCGGCTTCTCGAAGGGGATGCGACAGCGTCTGGTGCTGGCGATGGCGCTCGTCGGCACGCCCGACGTCCTCGTCCTCGACGAACCGACGACCGGGCTGGACCCGAACGGGGCCCGCGAACTCCGGGAGATCATCCGCGCGGAACGCGACCGCGGCGCGACGGTGTTCTTCTCCTCGCACGTCCTCGAGCAGGTCGAGGCCGTGTGTGACCGCGTCGGCATCCTCCGCGAGGGCCGTCTCGTCGCCGTCGACACCATCGACGCGCTCCGTGGCGCGCTCGGCACGGAGGCCCGCCTCACCCTGACCGTCGACGCCGTGGACGACCGACTGGTCGACGCCATCGAGGCCGTCGAGGGCGTCTCCAGTGTCCGGGTCGACGGCAGCCGGACCGTCTCGGTCACCTGCGAGGACGACACGAAGGCGGCCGTCCTCGGCGCCGTCAGCGCCGTCGGCGTCGCGCTGGTCGACTTCGACACCGAGGAGGTATCGCTGGAGGAGCTGTTCGCGGCCTACACGGAGACCGAAGAGGAGGACGGAGCCGTCGACGCCGGGGCGGCGACCCCGGAGGTGGGCCGATGA
- a CDS encoding CPBP family intramembrane glutamic endopeptidase, producing the protein MATSLQTDTTTRLPDRFAGTPLASRLRALGAAAALLVLGTLAAPLVSGGVGLLADALGHGDDLVRTYAVSGTLATLSLAAIALAYRRVRPLPMPVRVPDGREWPWVVVGILAPLLGAVVLQLGAAALGVGAGETATSGIGRFAATNPVLFYSLAILSALFVVAPAEELLYRGVVQGRLREEFGPAVAIGLTSLGFGAGHVFSYVVGGSDPLSGAVAIALATIVLGGVVLGVLYERTGNLGVTIVAHGLSNALVLTVSLAAVL; encoded by the coding sequence GTGGCTACGAGTCTCCAGACCGACACGACGACCCGCCTGCCCGACCGCTTCGCCGGAACCCCACTCGCCAGCCGACTCCGCGCGCTCGGCGCCGCGGCCGCACTGCTCGTGCTCGGGACGCTCGCCGCCCCGCTCGTCTCGGGTGGGGTCGGCCTGCTCGCCGACGCGCTCGGCCACGGTGACGACCTCGTCCGCACGTACGCCGTGAGCGGCACGCTCGCCACGCTCTCGCTGGCCGCAATCGCGCTCGCGTACCGGCGCGTCCGCCCCCTCCCGATGCCCGTCCGCGTCCCCGACGGCCGGGAGTGGCCGTGGGTCGTCGTCGGCATCCTCGCCCCACTCCTCGGGGCCGTCGTCCTGCAACTCGGCGCCGCCGCGCTCGGCGTGGGAGCCGGCGAGACGGCGACCAGCGGCATCGGCCGGTTCGCCGCCACGAACCCGGTGCTGTTCTACTCGCTGGCCATCCTGTCTGCGCTGTTCGTCGTCGCACCCGCCGAGGAACTGCTCTACCGGGGGGTCGTCCAGGGCCGCCTCCGCGAGGAGTTCGGCCCAGCCGTCGCCATCGGGCTGACCTCGCTCGGCTTCGGCGCCGGCCACGTCTTCAGCTACGTCGTCGGTGGCTCGGACCCGCTCTCGGGGGCCGTGGCCATCGCCCTCGCCACCATCGTCCTCGGCGGTGTCGTCCTCGGCGTGCTCTACGAGCGGACCGGGAACCTCGGCGTCACCATCGTCGCCCACGGTCTGTCCAACGCGCTGGTGCTCACGGTGTCGCTCGCCGCGGTACTCTAG
- a CDS encoding helix-turn-helix transcriptional regulator — protein MSADDVAFLVRSPHRGAVLAALAETPADRSTLRERVGASRVTIGRITTDLEERGWVERRGNEYAVTNAGEAVAGAFERFLDTVETTRRLEPLLEYLPVGAFGFDLAALGDAEVVRPTPTDPGRHLSRLRELFETSSEVLMVVHAVAPRVVASAYEAAMAGGHHTHGVFTPAVTAAIRANPEVRRKVRAMLERGTMDIYERPSVPYQIATFDETAIVSADDETGVPRGIVVSESPVVREWVAEEFDRLRADATALSAEAFRVPDGADGADTAPGP, from the coding sequence ATGAGTGCCGACGACGTGGCGTTCCTGGTCCGCTCGCCCCACCGCGGCGCGGTGCTGGCGGCGCTGGCCGAGACGCCGGCCGACCGGAGCACGCTCCGGGAGCGCGTCGGCGCCTCACGGGTGACCATCGGCCGCATCACCACCGACCTCGAGGAGCGGGGCTGGGTCGAACGCCGGGGGAACGAGTACGCGGTGACGAACGCCGGGGAGGCGGTGGCGGGGGCGTTCGAGCGGTTCCTCGACACGGTGGAGACGACGCGCCGGCTCGAACCGCTCCTCGAGTACCTGCCAGTCGGGGCGTTCGGGTTCGACCTGGCGGCGCTCGGCGACGCGGAGGTGGTCCGCCCGACGCCGACCGACCCCGGCCGACACCTCTCGCGACTCCGCGAGCTGTTCGAGACGTCGAGCGAGGTGCTGATGGTCGTCCACGCCGTGGCGCCGCGGGTGGTCGCCTCCGCATACGAGGCCGCGATGGCCGGCGGCCACCACACCCACGGGGTGTTCACGCCGGCGGTGACCGCGGCTATCCGCGCCAACCCCGAGGTCCGGCGGAAGGTCCGAGCGATGCTCGAACGCGGGACGATGGACATCTACGAGCGACCGTCGGTGCCGTATCAGATCGCCACCTTCGACGAGACGGCCATCGTGTCGGCGGACGACGAGACGGGCGTCCCGCGCGGCATCGTCGTCAGCGAGTCGCCGGTGGTCCGCGAGTGGGTGGCCGAGGAGTTCGACCGACTCCGGGCCGACGCGACGGCCCTCTCGGCCGAGGCGTTCCGCGTGCCCGACGGGGCCGACGGGGCGGACACCGCCCCCGGCCCCTGA
- a CDS encoding DUF7503 family protein, whose product MSDSTLAMYLKENPRMTGVLFTITLLLAQAGNAAAAAGCSNPGP is encoded by the coding sequence ATGTCCGACAGCACCCTCGCGATGTACCTCAAGGAGAACCCGCGGATGACCGGCGTCCTGTTCACGATCACGCTGCTGCTCGCGCAGGCCGGCAACGCGGCGGCCGCGGCGGGCTGCTCGAACCCCGGTCCCTGA